GCGGCACTTTCAGAGTTCGCGGAATCCGTTCCTCCGTTGTACAAGTTGTAACGCATACGAAGCATGGCTGTTAGCTCGTCACTCTGTCCCTCAATGCCACCTGCGTCGCTACGCCAAGTCTGTGACGCTTCAAACGTAAAGGTAGGATAGTTGCGCCCTTTGGTCTGCTTATACTGAAAACGGGCCGAATCGACATCCACCGTTGCGACCTTAATTACCGGGTGATGCTCAAAAGCCTGACTAATCGCTTCATCGACGGTAAATGGAATTCGCTCTTGATCCGCTCGTGGAAAAATCAGTGATTGTGGTGTTTGCCCAACCAAACGAGTAAACATAGTATGAGAATCAAACAAATTATTTTGTGCAGCGGCTAAGTTACCGTGCGCTTTCGCCAATCGAGCTTCGACCTGAGACAAATCTGCGGTAGAACCGATGCCAGAGTTGACTCGTTTCTTAATGTCACTGTAAATACGTTTGTGAGTCATGAGATTGCTTTCAGAAAGCGCTAAGATTTCGTACGCTTTCACCGCATCCAGATAGACTTTGGTCACCTCTAGTGCTTTATCCTGCGCATCTGCTAACAGTTGGTAACGTAGCGACTCCGCTTCCGCTGCTGTTCTATCCATATCGTTGAGTGTGGCAGAACCATCCCAAATCAGTTGCGTTAGGGTTAAAGACGCATCTTTTCGTGTCATATCGGTTGATTCACGAGGAGGATTACCGGCAGGGTTGATGGATTCGAAACCGACACCTGCCTCTAAGTCCACTCTGGGCAAGTAAGCGCCAGAAGAGGCCTGATTAGCATATTGCTTACTTAAGAACTCGTTAAATGCACTTTTTATTTCAGGGTTGGTGGCAAGCGTAATGGCAACCGCTTGCTCTAATGTTTGCCCCACAGCAGGAAGTGACATCACTAACCCAGCGGCTAATGTGCTTATTCGGGTCCACTTCACTCAATTTCTCCTACTCGTTGTTTGCGCTAAGTCTAAGAGATTAGCTGTCTTAATTTTGAGAAGATTACGATAAAACGTCAATTTTTTAGCGCAACAAATCATTAAATCAATGTTGAGCTTGCGTGCTCAATCGCAAAATATCAGTCATTGTAACGAATTCCATCGCCTTTTTCTAACTTGTTGAAATGGATGTTTTAAAGAAATGATGTTCCGTAATGATAGGACGAGATCTGTGATATTGCTTCATAAATGAGACTGTGTGAGCAAAGTCCCCAATAGGTGACAAAAATGTAAAAGAGATTGGTTTTTCGGATGTTCTAGCGATCCCCGTTTGATATACTAATGGCTAAGAAAATAGAATTAATGTGCCCGTCAAAATATTGGCAGAACTGCACCGTCATCACAGAGGTTTACTTATGGATTTCTCAGCCTTTCTTTCTGGAGCTGCCCTTACCGCTGGTCGAATTGTTGTTATTGATTTGAACGGTAATATAAGAATGCTAGCGCCCGGACAAACACCTGCACCTGGCGAAGTTGTGATTGATACCCTAGATGAATCTGAGGTGCCTACAGTTCGAGTGGCGACAGAAAACGGCAGCAATGACATTACTGATGATGTGCAGCAGATTTTTGCAGCGTTAGAAGACGGACAAGATCCAACCCAACTGGGTGATGAGTTTGCTACCGCCGCAGGCGAAACGGGCGGTTCAAGTTTGGTGTCGGCAGGGACGATTTCCCGCGACGGAAGCGAGACCCTAGCAAGTACCGCGTTTACTACCCAAGGTTTGCAGGACCTAGGGCTTAACCAAGCGCAAAGTCTTTCTCTTTTTGAAGTGTACAGTTCTCTTTCTTCTGATGCGGCAACTATCAGTCCAGCAGAAACTTTACCTCTATTAACCGTTACACTAGATGTAGATAGTGGTTCTGAAGCGGACGATTTCCTAACCAATAATGGTTCGTTCACCGTCTCTGGACAAAATGATGGTGCGACGGTCGAATATTTTGTGGATGGCGAGTGGACAACGACAGTTCCAACACCAGTAGAAGGTGAAAACACCATCATCGTTCGTCAGACCGATGCGGCAGGCAACACCTCAGGCAGCAGCACGCTCACATTCACGTTAGACACTACAGCGCCAGATGCGCCGCAGATCTCACTAGACACCGACAGCGGCAGCTTGGCCGATGACTTCCTTACCAACAAAGGCGATTTCACCGTTGCTGGCACTGGAGATGGTGCGACGGTGGAGTACTTTGTTAATGGCGAATGGACCACCACCGCACCCACGCCAGTTGAAGGTCAAAATACCATCATCGTTCGTCAGACCGATTCGGCTGGTAACGTATCTGGCAGCAGTACGCTGACGTTCACGTTAGATACCACAGCGCCAGATGCACCGCAGATCTCACTAGACACTGACAGCGGCAGTTTTGCTGATGACTTCCTGACCAATAAAGGCGATTTCACCGTTGTAGGCACCGAAGAAGGTGCGACGGTGGAGTACTTTGTTAATGGCGAATGGACAACTACAGCGCCAACGCCAGTAGAAGGTGAAAACACCATCACTGTTCGTCAGACCGATGCGGCAGGCAACACTTCTGGCAGCAGCACGCTGACGTTTACTCTGGATACTACGGCTCAGGCAGGTACGGTTTCTATCGATCCAATCACCTCTGATGATGTGATTACAGAAACAGAGAAAAACCAAACAATTATAGTGACTGGTTCAGCGAGTGGTGGTGACATTAAATCTGGAGATGTTGTTACCGCTATCATTAACGGCAACGAATACAAAGGCAGCGTTTCTGAAGATGGAACGTGGGAGCTATCAGTAAACGGTTCAGATCTTGCTGTTGATACTGCTTTTGAAGTTACCGTTAATTCAACAGATGCAGCAGGTAACGAAGTCACCTCCACAGGGGAGTCCGTTCATAGATTTGATGACACGCCTGTTATCGTGAACATTGACATCGATCCAATTACTGAAGACTCGGTAATCAATGCAACTGAATCTCAAAGTGATATCACTATTACTGGTACCGTTTCGGGGGAAGAGTTTGCACAAGGAACGGTAACGCTAATTGTTAATGGCAACGAGTTTAGTGGGCAAGTTGTCGACGGCAGGTATGCAATTGATGTCCCTGGTAATGAGTTACTTGCTGACTCTGACAAACAAGTCTCCGCTGTTGTAGATGTTGTGAACAGCAAGGGTCAAATCGGCTCATCTACCTCTACCGAAGTATACTTTGTTGATACATCTTCACTGGCGACAATACGTGTCAACCCTATCACCAGCGATGATGTGATTAATCTTGCTGAGAGTCAGTCAACCGTTACTGTTAGTGGCCGGGTTGGTTTTGATGCTAAGGCTGGTGATCTAGTCTCAATGACAATTAACGGCACCTTATACACAGCAACGGTTTTGGCAAACAAAACTTGGAGTGTGGAGGTTTCGGGTACCGATCTAGCAAACGATAACAGTTTTGTTGCGACAGTAACTGGTGTGGATAGTGCAGGAAATCCTTACTCCGCCTCTACCACTTCAACACACACAGTCGATACGTCTGCGACAGCGGGTACAGTGACAGTGGATGCGATTACGTCAGATGACGTGATCAACGCGAGTGAAGCGGCAGGTACAGTGGCCGTGACCGGTACAGCCACAGGTGGCGATATCGCACAAGGCGATAAAGTGACCATGACGATCAATGGTACCGACTACGAAACCACGGTTGATGCGAACGGCAACTGGACAGTGGATGTGGCGGGCAGCGACCTAGCGGCGGACACCGAGTTCGAAGTTGTTGTGACGTCTTCGGACTCGGCGGGAAATACCGTAACAAGTTCGGTTTTATCAACTCATGGTGTTGCTCCAGTGGCCACAGACGATACGGCGTCAGGCACAGAAGACGGTGGCGTGATCACCATCGATGTGTTGGCGAACGACAGCGATGTGGATGGCGATACGTTGACCATCACAGGCGCGACGGTCCCAGCAGAGCAAGGTACGGTCGCGATCGTCGACGGCAAACTCGAGTTCACGCCAGCGGCGAACTTCAACGGCGAAGCGACCATCAGCTACACCATCAGCGATGGCAATGGCGGAACCGATACTGCGGACGTGAAAGTGACCGTGGATGCGGTGAACGACGGCCCAGTGGCCACAGACGATACGGCGTCAGGCACAGAAGACGGTGGCGTGATCACCATCGATGTGTTGGCGAACGACAGCGATGTGGATGGCGATACGTTGACCATCACAGGCGCGACGGTCCCAGCAGAGCAAGGTACGGTCGCGATCGTCGACGGCAAACTCGAGTTCACGCCAGCGGCGAACTTCAACGGCGAAGCGACCATCAGCTACACCATCAGCGATGGCAATGGCGGAACCGATACTGCGGACGTGAAAGTGACCGTGGATGCGGTGAACGACGGCCCAGTGGCCACAGACGATACGGCGTCAGGCACAGAAGACGGTGGCGTGATCACCATCGATGTGTTGGCGAACGACAGCGATGTGGATGGCGATACGTTGACCATCACAGGCGCGACGGTCCCAGCAGAGCAAGGTACGGTCGCGATCGTCGACGGCAAACTCGAGTTCACGCCAGCGGCGAACTTCAACGGCGAAGCGACCATCAGCTACACCATCAGCGATGGCAATGGCGGAACCGATACTGCGGACGTGAAAGTGACCGTGGATGCGGTGAACGACGGCCCAGTGGCCACAGACGATACGGCGTCAGGCACAGAAGACGGTGGCGTGATCACCATCGATGTGTTGGCGAACGACAGCGATGTGGATGGCGATACGTTGACCATCACAGGCGCGACGGTCCCAGCAGAGCAAGGTACGGTCGCGATCGTCGACGGCAAACTCGAGTTCACGCCAGCGGCGAACTTCAACGGCGAAGCGACCATCAGCTACACCATCAGCGATGGCAATGGCGGAACCGATACTGCGGACGTGAAAGTGACCGTGGATGCGGTGAACGACGGCCCAGTGGCCACAGACGATACGGCGTCAGGCACAGAAGACGGTGGCGTGATCACCATCGATGTGTTGGCGAACGACAGCGATGTGGATGGCGATACGTTGACCATCACAGGCGCGACGGTCCCAGCAGAGCAAGGTACGGTCGCGATCGTCGACGGCAAACTCGAGTTCACGCCAGCGGCGAACTTCAACGGCGAAGCGACCATCAGCTACACCATCAGCGATGGCAATGGCGGAACCGATACTGCGGACGTGAAAGTGACCGTGGATGCGGTGAACGACGGCCCAGTGGCCACAGACGATACGGCGTCAGGCACAGAAGACGGTGGCGTGATCACCATCGATGTGTTGGCGAACGACAGCGATGTGGATGGCGATACGTTGACCATCACAGGCGCGACGGTCCCAGCAGAGCAAGGTACGGTCGCGATCGTCGACGGCAAACTCGAGTTCACGCCAGCGGCGAACTTCAACGGCGAAGCGACCATCAGCTACACCATCAGCGATGGCAATGGCGGAACCGATACTGCGGACGTGAAAGTGACCGTGGATGCGGTGAACGACGGCCCAGTGGCCACAGACGATACGGCGTCAGGCACAGAAGACGGTGGCGTGATCACCATCGATGTGTTGGCGAACGACAGCGATGTGGATGGCGATACGTTGACCATCACAGGCGCGACGGTCCCAGCAGAGCAAGGTACGGTCGCGATCGTCGACGGCAAACTCGAGTTCACGCCAGCGGCGAACTTCAACGGCGAAGCGACCATCAGCTACACCATCAGCGATGGCAATGGCGGAACCGATACTGCGGACGTGAAAGTGACCGTGGATGCGGTGAACGACGGCCCAGTGGCCACAGACGATACGGCGTCAGGCACAGAAGACGGTGGCGTGATCACCATCGATGTGTTGGCGAACGACAGCGATGTGGATGGCGATACGTTGACCATCACAGGCGCGACGGTCCCAGCAGAGCAAGGTACGGTCGCGATCGTCGACGGCAAACTCGAGTTCACGCCAGCGGCGAACTTCAACGGCGAAGCGACCATCAGCTACACCATCAGCGATGGCAATGGCGGAACCGATACTGCGGACGTGAAAGTGACCGTGGATGCGGTGAACGACGGCCCAGTGGCCACAGACGATACGGCGTCAGGCACAGAAGACGGTGGCGTGATCACCATCGATGTGTTGGCGAACGACAGCGATGTGGATGGCGATACGTTGACCATCACAGGCGCGACGGTCCCAGCAGAGCAAGGTACGGTCGCGATCGTCGACGGCAAACTCGAGTTCACGCCAGCGGCGAACTTCAACGGCGAAGCGACCATCAGCTACACCATCAGCGATGGCAATGGCGGAACCGATACTGCGGACGTGAAAGTGACCGTGGATGCGGTGAACGACGGCCCAGTGGCCACAGACGATACGGCGTCAGGCACAGAAGACGGTGGCGTGATCACCATCGATGTGTTGGCGAACGACAGCGATGTGGATGGCGATACGTTGACCATCACAGGCGCGACGGTCCCAGCAGAGCAAGGTACGGTCGCGATCGTCGACGGCAAACTCGAGTTCACGCCAGCGGCGAACTTCAACGGCGAAGCGACCATCAGCTACACCATCAGCGATGGCAATGGCGGAACCGATACTGCGGACGTGAAAGTGACCGTGGATGCGGTGAACGACGGCCCAGTGGCCACAGACGATACGGCGTCAGGCACAGAAGACGGTGGCGTGATCACCATCGATGTGTTGGCGAACGACAGCGATGTGGATGGCGATACGTTGACCATCACAGGCGCGACGGTCCCAGCAGAGCAAGGTACGGTCGCGATCGTCGACGGCAAACTCGAGTTCACGCCAGCGGCGAACTTCAACGGCGAAGCGACCATCAGCTACACCATCAGCGATGGCAATGGCGGAACCGATACTGCGGACGTGAAAGTGACCGTGGATGCGGTGAACGACGGCCCAGTGGCCACAGACGATACGGCGTCAGGCACAGAAGACGGTGGCGTGATCACCATCGATGTGTTGGCGAACGACAGCGATGTGGATGGCGATACGTTGACCATCACAGGCGCGACGGTCCCAGCAGAGCAAGGTACGGTCGCGATCGTCGACGGCAAACTCGAGTTCACGCCAGCGGCGAACTTCAACGGCGAAGCGACCATCAGCTACACCATCAGCGATGGCAATGGCGGAACCGATACTGCGGACGTGAAAGTGACCGTGGATGCGGTGAACGACGGCCCAGTGGCCACAGACGATACGGCGTCAGGCACAGAAGACGGTGGCGTGATCACCATCGATGTGTTGGCGAACGACAGCGATGTGGATGGCGATACGTTGACCATCACAGGCGCGACGGTCCCAGCAGAGCAAGGTACGGTCGCGATCGTCGACGGCAAACTCGAGTTCACGCCAGCGGCGAACTTCAACGGCGAAGCGACCATCAGCTACACCATCAGCGATGGCAATGGCGGAACCGATACTGCGGACGTGAAAGTGACCGTGGATGCGGTGAACGACGGCCCAGTGGCCACAGACGATACGGCGTCAGGCACAGAAGACGGTGGCGTGATCACCATCGATGTGTTGGCGAACGACAGCGATGTGGATGGCGATACGTTGACCATCACAGGCGCGACGGTCCCAGCAGAGCAAGGTACGGTCGCGATCGTCGACGGCAAACTCGAGTTCACGCCAGCGGCGAACTTCAACGGCGAAGCGACCATCAGCTACACCATCAGCGATGGCAATGGCGGAACCGATACTGCGGACGTGAAAGTGACCGTGGATGCGGTGAACGACGGCCCAGTGGCCACAGACGATACGGCGTCAGGCACAGAAGACGGTGGCGTGATCACCATCGATGTGTTGGCGAACGACAGCGATGTGGATGGCGATACGTTGACCATCACAGGCGCGACGGTCCCAGCAGAGCAAGGTACGGTCGCGATCGTCGACGGCAAACTCGAGTTCACGCCAGCGGCGAACTTCAACGGCGAAGCGACCATCAGCTACACCATCAGCGATGGCAATGGCGGAACCGATACTGCGGACGTGAAAGTGACCGTGGATGCGGTGAACGACGGCCCAGTGGCCACAGACGATACGGCGTCAGGCACAGAAGACGGTGGCGTGATCACCATCGATGTGTTGGCGAACGACAGCGATGTGGATGGCGATACGTTGACCATCACAGGCGCGACGGTCCCAGCAGAGCAAGGTACGGTCGCGATCGTCGACGGCAAACTCGAGTTCACGCCAGCGGCGAACTTCAACGGCGAAGCGACCATCAGCTACACCATCAGCGATGGCAATGGCGGAACCGATACTGCGGACGTGAAAGTGACCGTGGATGCGGTGAACGACGGCCCAGTGGCCACAGACGATACGGCGTCAGGCACAGAAGACGGTGGCGTGATCACCATCGATGTGTTGGCGAACGACAGCGATGTGGATGGCGATACGTTGACCATCACAGGCGCGACGGTCCCAGCAGAGCAAGGTACGGTCGCGATCGTCGACGGCAAACTCGAGTTCACGCCAGCGGCGAACTTCAACGGCGAAGCGACCATCAGCTACACCATCAGCGATGGCAATGGCGGAACCGATACTGCGGACGTGAAAGTGACCGTGGATGCGGTGAACGACGGCCCAGTGGCCACAGACGATACGGCGTCAGGCACAGAAGACGGTGGCGTGATCACCATCGATGTGTTGGCGAACGACAGCGATGTGGATGGCGATACGTTGACCATCACAGGCGCGACGGTCCCAGCAGAGCAAGGTACGGTCGCGATCGTCGACGGCAAACTCGAGTTCACGCCAGCGGCGAACTTCAACGGCGAAGCGACCATCAGCTACACCATCAGCGATGGCAATGGCGGAACCGATACTGCGGACGTGAAAGTGACCGTGGATGCGGTGAACGACGGCCCAGTGGCCACAGACGATACGGCGTCAGGCACAGAAGACGGTGGCGTGATCACCATCGATGTGTTGGCGAACGACAGCGATGTGGATGGCGATACGTTGACCATCACAGGCGCGACGGTCCCAGCAGAGCAAGGTACGGTCGCGATCGTCGACGGCAAACTCGAGTTCACGCCAGCGGCGAACTTCAACGGCGAAGCGACCATCAGCTACACCATCAGCGATGGCAATGGCGGAACCGATACTGCGGACGTGAAAGTGACCGTGGATGCGGTGAACGACGGCCCAGTGGCCACAGACGATACGGCGTCAGGCACAGAAGACGGTGGCGTGATCACCATCGATGTGTTGGCGAACGACAGCGATGTGGATGGCGATACGTTGACCATCACAGGCGCGACGGTCCCAGCAGAGCAAGGTACGGTCGCGATCGTCGACGGCAAACTCGAGTTCACGCCAGCGGCGAACTTCAACGGCGAAGCGACCATCAGCTACACCATCAGCGATGGCAATGGCGGAACCGATACTGCGGACGTGAAAGTGACCGTGGATGCGGTGAACGACGGCCCAGTGGCCACAGACGATACGGCGTCAGGCACAGAAGACGGTGGCGTGATCACCATCGATGTGTTGGCGAACGACAGCGATGTGGATGGCGATACGTTGACCATCACAGGCGCGACGGTCCCAGCAGAGCAAGGTACGGTCGCGATCGTCGACGGCAAACTCGAGTTCACGCCAGCGAATGGTTTTAGTGGTAAAGCAACTGTTACTTATACTATTACCGATGGAGTTGCGTTTGATACTGCAGAAGTTTCAGTGAGTGTTAATCGTGTTTCAGTTGATCCAATTACTGCTGATGATGTGATCAACGCGAGTGAAGCGGCAGGCACAGTGACCGTGACCGGTACAGCCACAGGTGGCGATATCGCGACAGGCGATACAGTCACGCTAGAAATCAACGGTAAGACTTACACAACCACAGTGGCCGCAGGTGGCACATGGTCTGTGGACGTTGCAGGTTCAGACTTGGCCGCGGATACGGCGTTCGACGCGGTGGTGACGTCTTCGGATGCGGCGGGTCACACCGTCGATACAACAGGCTCTTCAACTCACACGGTAGACCTTGCCGCGACAGCCTCTATTAATGTAGATCCAATCACGGATGACAGAATCATTAATGCCAATGAGTCTGCTGAAGGTGTGTTGATTCCTATCACTGGTTGGGTAGGTGGTGATGCTAGACCTGGCGATACCGTTACAATTACTCTTGGTGGAGTCGAGATTGGTCGTGCATTGGTTTCCAATGATACAAATGCAGATGGTAAGTACCTATTTACGGTCGAAGTATTAGGTTCTCAGTTAGTTAATACTACGCTTCAATATCCTCATATTGTTGCCACTGTCACTGGGACAGATGGTGCGGGGAATGAGTTCAGTAAGGCTAGCACTGAAGTTTATAAAGTTGACCAAAGCTTAGACATCGAAGTTTTTGTTGAAGAAATAAGCGGCGATAATGTCATTAATTTTGATGAACAGGGAAATGTGACTATCTCCGGTTTTGTCGAAAAAGGAGCGTCTATAGATACCATTACAATTACTGATAAAGACGGTAATCCAATGGTGATCTCTTCGGGGATCTCGGTCGATACTAGTGATGAGAATGCTGACTATTTCTCAGTCGTTGTAGATGTTTCGCAACTGACTGATGGACAACTAAACGTCGTGGTAAGTGCCACTGATAGCGCTGGTAATACAGCTGATTCAGAAGTTGTTCATATTTCGAAAGATACTACGGTTTCTCTTACTTCCAAAATTACTGATGAAACAAATAGCGGGTCTAAAGAGGACAATGTCACCAACGATTCAACTCCATCCATTACTGGCTTAACGGAAGCGGGTGCGAGCGTGACTATTACCTACACTGATGCGACAGGTGCCCCTCGAACAGTCACTGGTACAGCGGATGCAGAAGGTAAATATACCATTCATATCAGTAATGCGCTGGCAGAAGGTAGTAATGATCTTTCTGTTAGCGCCGTAGACAAAGCGGGTAATACGACCACGATTGTACAGATTGTGGTTGTCGATACTTCGGTTGCGCCTGTGGCACAGGATGACACGGTATCTGTATACCGCGGTTTGACGGGTTATTATTACAGTTCCAATGATAGTGAAAACGGAAATCTGACTTCGGTTCAAGATGCATTGGATGTTATCGCGAGTAAAGACCCAGAACTTACCTTTGAAGCGCGTGACATTAATTACTCATTAGATGCCAACAACAATAGCTTGAGTTCAAAATCTCAGGTTGCTGATTTCCTAAATAATGATGCAGGATCATTACAGGGCGAAGTGGCAAATCACACAGATGGTGTGATTAAGATGAGTGGTTCGGTTTATCTAGAAGCAGGCAATTA
This Vibrio navarrensis DNA region includes the following protein-coding sequences:
- a CDS encoding TolC family outer membrane protein; the encoded protein is MKWTRISTLAAGLVMSLPAVGQTLEQAVAITLATNPEIKSAFNEFLSKQYANQASSGAYLPRVDLEAGVGFESINPAGNPPRESTDMTRKDASLTLTQLIWDGSATLNDMDRTAAEAESLRYQLLADAQDKALEVTKVYLDAVKAYEILALSESNLMTHKRIYSDIKKRVNSGIGSTADLSQVEARLAKAHGNLAAAQNNLFDSHTMFTRLVGQTPQSLIFPRADQERIPFTVDEAISQAFEHHPVIKVATVDVDSARFQYKQTKGRNYPTFTFEASQTWRSDAGGIEGQSDELTAMLRMRYNLYNGGTDSANSESAAYQLNKAKDLRERSYRSVEEGLRLAWSALDLTLQQKEFLADHVDSASDTVIAYEKQYRIGKRTLLDLLNTENELFEARKGYLDAKYAEQYAKFRVMNATGQLLDTLRVDIPKEWTLKVEY